TTTTCTTATGGCAGATGGGATGTTCCAGCGCCTATTCATGATTTCTTACTTGGATGAGGAAATACTGGTACGTTTCTATGCACACATCCGGTGAAGACCGCAATCATATTGTATGACATTTAGTTTGTACTAGTGTGCATTCAGAGTCAAACAAAATATGATCCTTATCCCTTTGATCTAAAACCCAATTTACACTTAATTAGTAGGCTGCCTTAGCTCTCATGTACACAAAAGTGTGAAATCAATTATATAATCCACACTGTATCATATATCCTGCACGTTTACAAGTCTGGTTTGAATGAGTCCTTTAATATAGGTAGTATAATCATGTCTCCTGAGCATACAATGGATGGTTTTAAGTCTTAACTGTTTCAGCTAATGTTAATGATAACTCATCGTCTTCACAATATCTTCTCTTGCAGATTATCAGAGATGCATCTGGAGCACCTGATGTCCTAACAAGATTGGAAGGGCCACAGCCAAATTCAATTGATGGCACATCAGACGCAGTGCTGTCAGAATATGAAAGCTAGTGTTAATTGGGTGCACTAATTAGAACGTCGTGATTAGTTTTTTGTTCTTCTGTTCAGCCACTTTTCACGCTTGCACATACATAATAACTGTAGTGCGTAACAGCATCCACTTGAATGGATTAACTTACCTCCTTTCTTGTGAGCAGAGTACATACTGATACTGCTCTTCAGGATTTGTTATGGCTGTCAGCTCATGGAATAAGATGAATATCTCGACATAAACATTGGACTGGCAAACCACTTTGAGCAGGCCTCCTCCCAGATATgaacaggcaaacaaatctgtTTCTGATTTCCAATAGCACAAACTAAAGCCTGCTCTGCTCGTATCAgcagttgcaggcttgcagcatCAGTGGGGTCTACAGCAACCACTCCACACGTCAATGACGCAAACATTTGAAACAGCCAACTGTTAATGAGATCGATTTACAAGCATAGAGGGTTCTTTCTTTTTAGTCAAGGGCAATGTTCTACAGAGATCACTGGGTAATTCTCCAAGAAATGATGTTTACTTTCTAATAATGAGAAACCATTAGGCTTCTCCCCATTGCATTGCAGGTCCTAATTTTGGTTCTATGCACGACAGGTTAGCCCCAGACACTTTATCAGAAAAATTCTGCCGTGTCAGACAAAAGCTGGAAGCTACTAAAACCCATCtaaataaaagaagaaatggGTGTTTCTATTCCATTTTCACTTTATCAGTTATGTAGTGTATTTCAAAGAGTCTTCAAAAGACAAAAATGCAAAGAAACTGAGGAAGATAATATTTGACGCTTCATCAACGCAAACAAGGAAAATAGGAGATCTCCATTATAtattaatcaaatctaaaatcaTGTCAGGAAAGGCGAAATCATCTAAACGCGAGGGATCCGGATCAATGATCTGGAGAATTCAAGGCTATGAACTCCAATGCATGGATCACCTGATCGGATTCATGAGAAACCAACAGCATCCATGTCGATGCAAGAGCCACTCTGTAGCCACTGTAAGAACATGTCGTTCCTGTCGTCTTCCCCGAGCGCGTGCAGTAATCCTCccgacgcctccgcctccgcctccgcctccgccacggcCTCCTCCACCTTTATTTCCGCCttgatcgtcgccgccgccgccgccgccgccgcaccggcgccgtcggcgaCAAAGCCACCCTCGTCGCCAGCGGTGTCGCACGGGTCCGGCtgcgacgacgccgcggcgggccCGTCGGCGGCCGGCTTCCCGGTGAGCCGCTGGACGAGGTCGCGGAAGTGCCTCGCGTCCGTCTTGATGACCTCCGGCGCCAGGAcgtgcacgatcttgatcttccTCGGCGGCGCCTTCGCGATGGCGTGGGAGAGCTTGtgcgtcgccgacgacgacgaggcgcggGACTGGGACTTCATGGCGTGGTGCTTCATGCCGAGGGGAGTGGCGCCGTCTCAGCGGCTCGCCTCTGGAGAGAGATGCCAGAAGGGAGAAACGGAAATGGCGGTCGGTGCTTGTGACAGACGGGAGGTGGCAGAGCCAGAGCACACGCCGAAAGGGTTTGGCTTATATAGGCAACCCTTGTGGATTTTTAGCCGTTGGATGAGGTGAGCCTGCGATCCAATGGtccatatataaaaagtttttttatatatatttcggTGGTACAAAGATAAGCATGATTTTAATTGGTATGGTTTCAAAAGAGGAGTTCAGAATATTTTTTCCAAGGAACAGCTCATCTGATTTTCAATTTTTGAATGACATGATAGAGATGGATTTTCATACCTAGAGTTTCACCTAAACGAGTATGGTGGCCCACgtagattgcgcggctagcatcattatatttttttctctcatataatagcgtatatgttttctcaatttattattaaaatatattaaaatgacaacataattttaaattttgtactaactttatgAAACTaataatgtgtaatatttatattttatatacgtgttagttattaattatttttaatatcaaattttagttatttctaaattatattcatatatggactctagactcgtctttcaatacttcttattttttaattccaaatttcattatctgtaaattgtatttctatatagactatagaatcttcttccaatattatttatttttaattctgaatttttattatttttaattgtatttctatttgcactctaaactcatctttcaatattctttaatttttaatttcgaattttagttacttctaaattgtattcctatattgactttagactcttcttctcatgttttttttatttttaattttagttatttgtaaattgtatttttatacggactctaaactctactttaaattttgttatgtttatgtttatttcgaattttagtttgttttaaattcctatatagactctatactctagttctaatattccttatttttaatttcgaatttctattatttcttaattatatttctatatggactctatactcttcttataatattctttattttttaatttctaatttcagttatttctaaattgtatttctatatggaatctgtcagggttacgggttaggtataccccttacccttcgatatacgccACATATCGACATGGCATACCCGCGCATACACGGACATTATCTGCATATACTAAGAAAATCTTCCACAGTGTTTAAGTCCTACTCAGACAAGACAAGGTCATCGGTATATCgtgtagggtccgatgtctccaaGTTTTACTTGGAGACCACCTgatctgcgatataaaagggaccccctgggaggacctaaggcatcgaatctcatagccaacacaACCCCCACAGCCTACGAAATCGGAGCTTGCAAGAGCCACATCGCTAgggatctagtcgaatcaactcgattACGATCCTGCAGGGTTCATCGAGTTccattattccctttgtaatctgtggttttccatcatataatcccatatcaactggattaaggctattacctatcaaggggcctgaaccagtataatctttatCTTTtgttgcttgatgtcgtactacgtagatccttgcaccaacgtaccccaataccctctatatccggtctacgggtatcgcTCGTCGACAGAATCTAGtttcctcttccaatattccttattttttaattccgaatttcaactatttctaaattgtatttctatatatggactctgtttttctttttcttcgattaatatTAGAATTTCTAGTCCGTGAGAGCAaacgtggaggctctttttctattcctctaataagttaatagatagttattgaaaaattttagaaaatgtTGACAAGATAAATTAACATGGACATACCGCTCCACAAACATACATATTAAAACTCAACACCtacaagttataaaaaaaaatacaagttaAGGCCTTATTCGTTTTGAAGGATTCCTAAAGGAAATCTCAATTCCTTTGGAATAAACACTGTTCATGTATTCGGTTTGTAGGATTCAAAGGAAAATTTTCCATAGGAACACTATGCCAATCCTccaaaaatcctctaaaatgTACTAATTCCATAGGAATGAAAACATCCACTCCAACCTCTTTTGTTTAGCTCAGTGTAGGAAAAATTCATGTGTTCCAATCCATTGTTTTGCACGTGCATTCCTAcactattcctatgtttttcctattcctgtgatttgaaaatcctgtgaaccaaataggccctaaacTTAAACTTATACGTACCATCATAgtcatatttgatattttttgtagatgaattttgctacaggacattgcAACTTCACGGTTTTAGTTGTATGACACTGCGTGAAGTGACTTTTGGGGGAAGACACACTCAAAAGTTGgatatttgctggtggacaccGCGCTCATTAAAACAATAATTTCTGGTTGAACAGAGAAAAAAATCACGTGAAATATCAAAAATGCCCtttggcccacatgtcagctttcCCATCTCTCTTTCCGGTTTGGGATCAGGCAGGAGTCGATCTTgcaggcggcgcgcggaggTGTGGTGCTCGGCGCGGCATTCTTCGGAGCTCGTGGAGGAGCttgcggcggcagtggcgattCCATGTGGAGGAATCGACGCCGGACTTCAATGATGGCGGCATCCGGTGGAGGAGTCGACACTGAGGGCTCCGGAGGTGACAACGTTCCCAGGCGATTCCTGAGGTTGGCGGCGTGGTGACATCTTTGCTGCGACATAGAGCCGGTTGTGCGCGCGAGGTCACCCGCCACAGCCACAGCCGGTATCATCAACAACAACGCAGGTGGATCGAGGCAATGGTGACTTGGGAAGGGCCGCAAGTGACACAGTACTGCGCCACCTCCATCTTCGCCGCGCGCGCTCCGCCCATTGGTTGCCCGCCGCTCGCGGGTCCTAtggctcgccggagaagagagaaagaagacagaggtaaggaagaagagaagagaggaagaggagcaaTTTGGTCACACCGTGTAAAAATGTGGGTCCCCTCTCGCCTTGTCAgcacaaaaatactaatttagTGGATGCAGTGTCCTGTTGCAAATAACTATATTTACATAGTGTATTCCCCAAAAATTATTTCGTGTGGTGTACTATAGTTAAAACCATGAAGTCGAGatatcctgtagcaaaatttatctttttttataacttctataagtcgaatttaaacttgtatgtttattgagtaatatttttcatataatctattttatcatttttattttaaagtGATATTCCCTACTAGGACATCTTTACTTCTATGATTGATTCTACATCTTGCATTGTGTCATTGTGTGAtgtgtataaatatatatttatatgttagCAAtctcttttccaaaaaaaaaaaatctatgtacACGCGCATGTATAGATGATCCATCTCTTTGTTTCCGTCACTAATTTCCTCGTAATATATTTCGCACAATTATGATCCGGCGCGCCGCGTGAGAGGGGAGCAGGTGAGGGCGCCGGCCGAGGCTAATTGGCTCGAACAGTACCCGCGTACGGCGTACCACGGTGACGCAAGCCGCCCGCGGAGCCATGGCGACGCCCCACCTGCAGACCTGCAGACGCTTTTGGTGTGAGCGATCAGCTGGAGACCTGGAGTGCAGCAGCCGCGATGCAACCTGCCGCGCTTGGCGCCGATCCGAAGGCGACCGTGGGCGAGCGAGCGGAGACGGGTCGTGGTGACGCCCGCGCGCTCGTGCGCGCTTGGACGGAGAGGAGACGAGAAAAGCAATCCGCTCACGCTCGTGTGGGCTAGCTATGCATGCTGTACTGCCCTGCCCTGCGGGCAGTGCGGCTAGCACGACGTGAGGGCGTGAGGCGGTGGttggttgcagacttgcagtccTCTGCGGCCCAAAACTCGTGTTCTCTCGGGGTATCCGATCATGTACACCACACAGCTAGCGCGAGCAATACTACACTAGACAAGCTGGTGAATCTTTTCAGGATAATGCAGAATCATTTCGTTTGGAGGAGGGACTAATCTCAGCACCCGATCAATAACAGAGCCTCGATCAAGCGGAAGTGGGCTTTTGTCCCTCGAGGTGACATCTATAGATGGTCAAATGGGCCGCCTGGCACGGCCCAGCCCAAGcacggccgtgcctgggccaagGCTTGTCGGGctggcacggcccgaccgacacaccgggccgtgccgtgccagtcCACGGGCGGCATCtacggcccaagcacggcccaatactactcgggccgtgccgggtcggcccgaaggcacgatggcCCATCGTGCTTCCTCACAGAAAAAGTATATTTTTGGTCCCTCAACTCTGTGGGCTGTGTTTAAATGGCTGgataataagtctattttgtataccTCATCACATaaaaagtctatttttggtccctcaactctgtgggctgtgtttaaatggctggaaaataagtctattttgtataccTCTTATCTTAGGCTTTGCCTTATATGATTATTTAAGTCtattttaaattcctattttttttatttgaccgGGCCGTGCTGTGCCGGCCTAGCATGCCGAAGgtgcggcccaagcacggcccgtctGTCGGGCCGAGCCGGCACGAGCACGACTccagtcgggccgtgccgtgcttgggccgggccaaacagCCGTGCTTTGGGCCGGGCCGTGGGCCacgggccatatggccatctacaGTGACATCATCTCGTTTTATGCATATCGTttaaaaggttttataaaaaaataaaaaaaattgtcaagatagatcaatatatgatatatctttttgCAAACATGCGATCTAAAATTCGACTTatacaatttttaaaaaaacaaatttgaccgtAAATAACTCATTCTATCCATagtaaaatttgttatttttgtttctaattgtataagttgaatttgaatttgcatatttgtgaagtggcatatcacatattgatctatcctacagttttttttttaaaaaattgataacTCTTTAAGTGATATGCAAAAATGAGAGAATATCCCTTTGAAGGGATGGATTGGGTTTTCCCGATCAAGCCGAGAACACAGTACCTCACGAAAAGCCCCGGGGCGCACTAGGACAGCAAGACTCTACACATGCGTCATGCATGGTCGGGAATACGTATAATGGAGGATCAGGACATCCACGGCAACGACCACCGGAGAGCGGATATATTTCGCACAATTACCCGGCGTGCAGTGCCACGTGAGAGCGGAGCAGGTGACGCCGGCCGGGGCTAGTTGGCTCGAGCAGCAACGGTGACGCAAAGCCgcccgcgggcggcggggccatTGCAACGCCACCACATAGACGCGACAATTTTGGTGTGAGTGAGCTGCAGACAtgtgtgcagtgcagtgcaagCAGCCGAGGTGCAACCTGCCGTGCTTGACGCCGATCCGAGTCGTCTCGTCCGAGAGCGCGCACACTCGCGGAGACCGTGAGCGACCGAGACGAGTCGCGGTGACGCCCGCGCGCTCGTGTATGATGGAGAGGAGAGAACTTATCATACACTTTTGTGACTTGCGGGGCGCGTCTCACCGCGGAAGTGTTTTTATTCATGAAGGCCCTATTTAGTATACCAAACTTCCCCCGTACTCCTAACTTTCTATCACATctaaaacttttctactcacataaacttctaacttttttttcaaactatcaaatttttccaaacttctccccaatttcaAGAACTAAATACAACTGAAGTGTTTTTCCCAATTTTGTCATCTCTGGAACTTGAACCAGAATTGTGTTCTCTATACTTTTCTTTCCACTGCATGTCTGCTACTCTGTCAATGTATCAGCATCTTCGCCCCAGGTGGGTAGGGAGTAGGACTGCTTTAGGACGGAGGCAGATATGTGCGAGGAGTCCAAAGTTCAGGGGTGTTTGAACTTTAGGACTTATGTTTTTGAGATCCCAAACACCCCCTGATATGTACGACGAGTCCGAAGTTATGTCTTTTGTGTGGGGGTGTTATGTTGAGCTCGTTTGAAGGAGATGGATACAAATCTCCTGTGCATGAAAAACGAAATGGCCCgttaacatataattaattaagtagtaactatttttttaaaaaatagatcaatataatttttaaattaactttcgtacataaattttttgtaaaaaaaacgtACTGTTTAACCATTCAAAAAACGTACACGCGGATCACGAGAGAGACGGGTTAGAAACACACACTGCCGTACACAACCATGGGATTTTAATCTAAACATGTATGCCTAGTAGTACGTAAAAATATATGCTGCGCATAACTTGTACACGGGCATTTATGACTAGTAGTATGTATGCGTGCAAGTATGCTAGTAGAtataggtggtgttcttttcttctaaagataaagataaaaataaagtgttttacgcaaaacgatacggtattaacgtatgattaaatgagttttatttattataaacttgaaaaatagattaatatgatattttagagcaattttcatatagaaagttttcgcatgaaacacactgtttagcagtttgaaaagcgtggtaaaaatatctaaaattttATCCACTCTTTGTAGTGGAAACGAACCGGACCATAACTTGCATGCACACAATGTGATTTTGTTttaatctaaacatatatgacTACTTCACCCATTGTAACGCACAGGCATTTATGCTAGTAGGAGTAAAAAGAGTAATAAAAGGGTTTTATATGGTCTTATGATCGAACTGGTGGTGCGGCCAGTCGTTCCTAATCCGATCCAATAACATATAGGCTTAAATTAAGATCGTTTCTTATATGGATATATATCCAACAtggagtgtatatatatattcgatCTACTCTCCAAGACAACGTACACTTTCGAAACAGGACGACTCGACGACAGCGGAACAGTGCAAGCCCTCCTAAATCCATCCATCAACCTGCCCGAGTGCTGGTATATAGAGAGCTGATCTTTCCACGCTATAGTCGTTGTTAGAGATATACTCTCATAGGAGTAGATTAATTTGGTCTCCCATATGTTCTTTTATACATGATATACTACAGTCCTCTGATATATATATCCAGGTGAAGCAATTATTAGGGATTGCGATATATCATGGAGAACAACCGAAGCTGCAGGTACGTATGTGTGTGCGTGTTAAAATCTGTCACGTGGATTTTCTAaagctatatatatagagagactTATATTAGTGTGCTTATATACTCCAACCTAGCTTATTGATCCATGGTCGCAGGAAAACACAAAAGAAAGATAGAGCCAACTTCTTTATGAAAACAACGGTTATCAACGATGCCGCTACTCGTAGGAGAtcaataaagaaaaataaattcttCGTGGGAACAAAAATATTGACCTTTTGCCGCCGTGATGAGTATGGTATTACCGACATGACTAGGCAAGTTATGATCAAACAAACATATTTGTTCCGTGAACTGAAGCTACGCTTTGCTGGAAGAAGAATTGATAATGAGATGAAAATCTTACATGAACAAGGGATGTACGATTGGGAAGAATATAATGAACATAAAACAAATATCGAAGTGTCGATTGCTGCTATTCGAAATGCTTTGAAGAAGTATCGGGAACGGCGGATTAAAGCCAGGGTTTTTTATCTAGTTCCCCACCTTACTGAAATTTCATACTTTGTGCGTAGCCATTTGAAAACTATGCCACGAGAAGAAGCCCTAAAGAAGATCATGCTTGATCGTCATAGGAGTGAAGCTTGTGAGCGTGCAAAGATGGAAAGTATTTCTTCATCCAAGAAGTACATTGGAACGCATACAACCACCCATACGGCGTTAGTCTATCTCGTTGTGCTAATGTTAGCCTATATGATAGTGTTTCTATGATTCTGTAACCATGCCGGTCAATAAGATCCAAATGTTCCTATGATCTTCTCCCTCTTCTGGAATGTTTATTTTCATGCTTAGATGGAGTACATATGCGTGATATATGCATGACTTGTCAGAACTTGTGCGTGGCGCGCGCCCATTGCCGACGACGAGGCGCGGGACTGGGACTTCATGGCGTGGTGCTTCATGCCGAGGGGAGTGGCGCCGTCTCAGCGGCTCGCCTCTGGAGAGAGATGCAAGAAGGGAGAAACGGAAATGGCGATCGGTGCTTGTGAGATAAGGCAAACCTTGGGATTTTTAGCCGTTGCGACGCCCCACCACATATACCCGACACTTTTGGTGTGAGCGAGCTGCAACCTGCCGCGCTCGGCGCGACGGCGCCGATCCGAGGGCGCGCACACTCGGCGACCGTGAGCGAGCGAGACGGGTCACGGTGACGCCCGCGCGCTCGTGCATATGGATGGAGAGGAGACGAGAAAAGCAACCCGCTTACGCCCGTGTGGGCTGCATGCCCTGCCCGGGAGCTAGCACGACGTGAGGCGGTGGttggttgcagacttgcagtccCCCGCGGCGGCCCAAAGCTCGTGTTCTTCCCTCGGGGTATCCGATCATGTGCACCACACAGCTAGCGCTAGCAATACTACACTAGACAAGCTGGTGAATCTTCTCAGGAAAAAAGACGAAGAAAATAATGCAGAATCGTTTCGTTTGGAGGAGGTACATCAGTAATCTCAGCACTCAGAGAGCCTCGATCAAGCCGAGATCACACAACACCTCACGAAAGGCCCCGGGATGCACTATGACAGTAGGACTCTACACATgcgtcatgcatgcatggtcggGAATACGAATACTGATGAGGATCAGGACGCGCACGGGGACGACTACCGGAGGAAATGACGGCGGTTCTACCGCGGGCAAGACGGTCTTCGGCGCTGTGCATGTAGGTCGAGCCACGGCACGTTCGCAAAAGGTTCGTAAGCCGGGGGTCCGTCACCATATATAGGCGTTGTTCCACGCGCGCAAGGGGCGTATTGTGATCGATATATATGAGCGTGAGTGAACGTGGACAACAGCGAGTCGTCGGCAAGGGCTGGTCCGGCCTGTGCCCGCGCGCATCATGATCGATCAAACATGAGATTAGTCGTAACTCATCTCTCTCTGTATCTGTTGGAATGTTCATTTGTTGCTTGATCTTCCGTTCAGATAAGATTTGCCTTTGTTATTTACTAATTAAAGTTTAGATTTAATTTTCTTGATTCTCGTTGTCCTTGTCCTTTGACGTGGCATGTGGCCAGCGTATGTGTACACCGAGACAATAGTGCTCCATCCATAGTTTTGAAGGACATAAAGTGAACTTGTAAATTTATGCCTGCCGATGTCTGTTCCGACGGGCCAAACGTGCGGATGCGGCCCAGCAGCGTGGCCAGAGAGCTGAGCTGCCGATATACGCGCCGTACGTGAAGCCACCTCGACGCGTACGTGTGCACGGACATTCCTGAATACCACCACCTAGCTCCCTGATCAACCACGACGCCGGGTTGAGTACTTATTTGCCGGAGCAAGGACGAGTTCCGATCCTCTACGACTGAGGTGATATGTATGCATGCAGGGGCGCGTCATGCATACGTTGTGTGTGCCGCACGTCGATCTCGTGGAAGTAGAAGCGGAGGCTTTTGCCGGGAGCCGGAGCAGGAAGGGAAACAAGCAGAGAATGAGTACAGCTTTGGATTGTGATCGGACGGACGCCAGACGCAGCAAGACAAGGGGCCGAAATGACCGTTGGATGACGATCCGAGGGCCACCGAGACGAGCAACCAGAAGGCAGAAAAACCAGCTGCTTAATTCCCCCCGCGTGCCGCTGATGGGTCGGCACACCGCAATGGCCGCAACAGCGAAAATTAACGCAATGAAGAAGGGGATTTCCAACAGGTTTGAAGATTTAAGATTGACCCCCCGGAATTGCAAGGTACAGCAGTACCATAGAGTGGAATTTGATCGTCTTCCTATTTGTTCTCAAGCTCTTCTTAAGGTTGTCATTGTGGGTGCACTACTGGAATTGATCaaagggactggtttggaccaAATACCAGTCCTCCAAGCAGGCCTTAAATAAACTC
This window of the Oryza sativa Japonica Group chromosome 4, ASM3414082v1 genome carries:
- the LOC107278570 gene encoding uncharacterized protein; its protein translation is MKHHAMKSQSRASSSSATHKLSHAIAKAPPRKIKIVHVLAPEVIKTDARHFRDLVQRLTGKPAADGPAAASSQPDPCDTAGDEGGFVADGAGAAAAAAAATIKAEIKVEEAVAEAEAEAEASGGLLHALGEDDRNDMFLQWLQSGSCIDMDAVGFS